Genomic segment of Picrophilus oshimae DSM 9789:
ATGCTATAACCTTTTTGTTCATGGTATCACTTTCAGTATACTTTATAAAAAGTAAATAAATTTAATGTATTTAAGTTTAGTGACCTATGGTTCTGTCATGCAAAACATACCATGTTCCAAGGCCTATTGCACATAATTTTTTTTCACTATCATAGGCCCTGATCTCGACAACAATTGCGGTTCTCCCCTCCTTTATGATATCACCAATAAATTTAAACGGTGATTTTGCCATTGGTGCCAGAAAGTTTATCTTAATCTCCTGTGTAACCTGGTCCATTCCGGATGCAACAGTCATGCATGTGAAGCCCCCGGTATAATCCATGGCTGTCATGATCATGCCGCCGTGGAGCACGTTACCAACCCTTACAACGTTTTCCGATATTGGGAACTCAAGCTCAACATGGCCCCTGGAAACCCTTGTAAATCTAATGTTCATGTAATTAAAGAGCTTGTCATGTTCCATTAGTTTATTCAAAGCATCAACGTTGTTATATATATTCTTAAAATCATCAAGCCTTGTCATTTACAGATTATGTTATTATAAGTAAAGTCTTTTTCTATACATACACTGGAAATTATATAGAGTCAGATATTTTTAGATGCTTATAATAAAAATAAACGAAAATGTTATAAGTGTTCGTTAAATAACGGTTTAAGGGCACGTGGCCAAGCATGGATATGGCAACAGCCTCCTAAGCTGTAGATCGGGGGTTCAAATCCCCTCGTGCCCGCTCGTTTTATGATTCCATCCTTGGGGCCAGCAGGAATTTTCCGCTTATTGGTTCTGTTTCAGAATTAAAGCTAAATTCTATTGATAATGGATAATCGCTCTTAAATGATATCTTTATGTCCTCATTTGATGATATGGATTTAACAAGCTTTAGCAGGTACTCAAGCGGATAAGATGACTTTATGGGCTGGCTGCATGATATATCTTTTAACATGTCCTTTGGCAGAAGCATCTCACTTTCGTCGGAGTCTGATGTTGACTTTGCACTAAAGCTCTCTGGTGTTAATGTCAATCTTATTGCATCTGAGACATCCTCTGCAGCCCTGAGACCTTTTTCAAGATCTGATTTTGATAATATTACATAATCATCAGAGTTTATCTGGGGAACTCTTGGCGTTGTAACAGAATTGTTATCAAGCAATGCTATGCTCTTTATTATCGTTCCAATTTCAAATCTTAGCTTGTCCCTATCCTTTGATATTACAATGGTGTCATTTGATGATGCAAGTCTTATAACGGATTTTACCTTATCAAGATCGACTGCTATCTCATCAGGTGCATCAAGATCGTATTCAGAAAATGCATTTTTTGGTATGTCAAGTGAGATCATTGCAACGTGTGCTGGATCCACGGCAGTTACAGAGATGCCGTTTGGTTCCAGTTTAAATTTTACCTCGCTTACAATTGTACCAAGCATATCAACGATTTCCTTTAAATTTTTAACAGATATACTCATCCTTGTCATTTTATCTCTGGATAATAGAGCAGGAGCTAAATAATTTTTTTCATTTAAAAAAGAAAAAAATAAAATTAATACCAGCCTCTGGCCTTCATTGCGTCGGCCACCTTCTTCACGGCTATTATGTATGCAGCGGTCCTTGGGTCAACCTCATAGCGCTTTGACGTTTCAAGAACGCTTCTTGTTGCGGCGGTCATCTTTTTATCCAGTTTTGAGTAAACGGTCTCCTCATCCCAGTAATCACCTGTGACGTTCTGAACCCATTCAAAGTATGAAACGGTTACGCCACCGGCATTTGAAAGGAAGTCTGGAAGAACCAGAACATTGTTCTTGTATAGTATCTCATCGGCCTCGGGCGTTGTCGGTCCATTTGCAAGCTCAAGGATTATCTTTGCCTTTATCTTGGATGCATTGTCACCACGGATCTGATCCTCTATTGCTGCAGGTATTAAAACATCGACGTCCTGTTCGAGAACCTCCTCTTCTGATATGTTCTCAGAGCCGTCATAGTTCATTACTGTGCCATCCTTTCTTTTATGTTCTAAGAGCTTTTCATAGTTTACACCGTCCTTTGCGTATATGCCGCCGGTTGAATCTGAAACAGCAACCACCTTTGCACCGAACATCTCCGTTGCAAATTTTACAGCGTACTGGCCTGCATTGCCAAA
This window contains:
- a CDS encoding DNA polymerase sliding clamp — translated: MTRMSISVKNLKEIVDMLGTIVSEVKFKLEPNGISVTAVDPAHVAMISLDIPKNAFSEYDLDAPDEIAVDLDKVKSVIRLASSNDTIVISKDRDKLRFEIGTIIKSIALLDNNSVTTPRVPQINSDDYVILSKSDLEKGLRAAEDVSDAIRLTLTPESFSAKSTSDSDESEMLLPKDMLKDISCSQPIKSSYPLEYLLKLVKSISSNEDIKISFKSDYPLSIEFSFNSETEPISGKFLLAPRMES
- a CDS encoding PaaI family thioesterase yields the protein MTRLDDFKNIYNNVDALNKLMEHDKLFNYMNIRFTRVSRGHVELEFPISENVVRVGNVLHGGMIMTAMDYTGGFTCMTVASGMDQVTQEIKINFLAPMAKSPFKFIGDIIKEGRTAIVVEIRAYDSEKKLCAIGLGTWYVLHDRTIGH